One Aneurinibacillus migulanus genomic region harbors:
- a CDS encoding class I SAM-dependent methyltransferase, with product MEKLMFLTKFLRSPRNIGSVTPSSRFLAKAMVKPVDWDSAKHVAELGAGTGVFTKHIDQLRSPDCKVVVFEQDRSMRKRLEHLYPELYYHHDACDITSAMKQYGINQFDYILSGLPFTNFPQELRDEIMDEVERALKPGGTFVAFQFSLQMKKQLAERFGDISLEFVPMNVLPAFVYRCKKTK from the coding sequence ATGGAAAAACTGATGTTTTTAACAAAATTCTTGCGATCACCACGAAACATCGGAAGTGTAACTCCAAGCTCCCGCTTTCTCGCCAAAGCCATGGTAAAACCAGTTGACTGGGATTCTGCCAAGCATGTAGCTGAACTCGGCGCCGGAACCGGAGTATTTACCAAACACATCGATCAACTGCGTTCACCTGATTGTAAAGTAGTCGTGTTCGAACAAGACCGCAGCATGCGTAAACGTCTCGAGCACCTCTATCCCGAACTATACTATCATCATGATGCCTGTGACATCACCTCAGCGATGAAACAGTATGGAATCAACCAATTTGACTACATACTTTCCGGCCTCCCGTTTACGAATTTCCCGCAGGAATTGCGTGATGAGATTATGGATGAGGTTGAACGGGCGTTAAAACCTGGAGGAACATTCGTTGCATTCCAATTTTCACTTCAGATGAAAAAGCAACTGGCGGAGCGATTCGGGGACATCAGTCTGGAATTTGTTCCGATGAATGTATTACCAGCATTCGTATATCGTTGTAAGAAAACAAAGTAA
- the dtd gene encoding D-aminoacyl-tRNA deacylase yields MRVVAQRSKQASVTVHGEVTGQIDSGLVLLVGITHSDTKDDAEYVAEKIANLRIFEDGDGKMNRSIKDVDGAILSVSQFTLYGDTRKGRRPSFVDAARPEQAEPLYDFFNEKLREQGLRVETGIFGAMMEVALVNDGPVTLLIESKS; encoded by the coding sequence GTGCGTGTAGTCGCTCAGCGTTCCAAGCAAGCATCCGTTACGGTACATGGCGAAGTCACTGGGCAAATCGATAGCGGACTCGTTCTGCTAGTAGGTATTACCCATAGTGATACGAAAGACGATGCGGAATATGTAGCAGAGAAAATCGCTAACTTACGGATTTTCGAAGACGGAGATGGGAAGATGAACCGTTCGATAAAAGACGTAGACGGGGCGATTCTCTCCGTATCACAATTTACGCTTTATGGGGATACGCGCAAGGGCCGACGCCCCAGTTTTGTGGATGCGGCCCGCCCCGAACAGGCAGAACCGCTGTACGATTTCTTTAATGAAAAGCTACGTGAGCAAGGATTGAGGGTAGAGACCGGCATATTCGGCGCTATGATGGAGGTTGCTCTGGTGAACGACGGGCCGGTAACATTACTTATCGAAAGCAAGTCTTAG
- the recJ gene encoding single-stranded-DNA-specific exonuclease RecJ, whose translation MVKSKTRWKMEEVNQELALRLQQQLHISLLLAQLLVGRGIETVDAAEKFLGGSVQDFYDPFLLDGMEAAVNRIRQAIDNDESILIYGDYDADGVTSTSIMIHTMRMAGATFQYYIPNRFTEGYGLNEGALVKAAENGFSVVITVDTGISAIKEAELAKEMGLDLIITDHHEPPETIPDAYAVVNPKKPDCPYPFKMLAGAGVAFKFAHALLGELPHHLLEIAAIGTIADLVALVDENRLIAKLGLKALEHSVNPGVKALKKVCGIEGKVSAYHIGFGMGPRINATGRLETADRAVKMFITSDYEDAERYACELDELNKERQELVEAIAAEAEELVLAMSEEERDVLVVAKEGWNEGVIGIVASRLVERFYRPTIVLSINTEQAKAKGSARSIAGFNMYEALTTCADILPHYGGHPMAAGMTLAEANVSELRRRLNELARAWLTADDYIPITKVDAICTLPEANLETIEQLEKMAPFGLGNPSPKILIEGVEIADLRIIGKDENHIKCQFRQDGVTLDGIGFKMADIAAELSPRDEANVVGELAVNEWNNQRKAQFVLKDVTVLGLQVFDWRGTRSKTEKLAALDGEAPTRIVSFRSQGQLQLEQQAQKWRTLQLEPNPEIRQLVLYDLPRSYKELEDALNVHPELERLYCLFGEEPNTLPSLPLREQFKEVYKTVYLHKSLSRKDIPLLAQAKKLTPSAVRFILEVFHDLGFLKKDEQSYQLSQTNEKRDLTESVVYQQQKEALELETELLYSSYQSLRAFLKRFTLQDAGTKEKIYHGF comes from the coding sequence TTGGTAAAATCGAAGACCCGCTGGAAAATGGAAGAGGTTAATCAGGAACTTGCTCTGCGGCTGCAGCAGCAATTACATATTTCGCTATTGCTGGCCCAATTGCTTGTCGGACGCGGCATTGAGACTGTGGATGCGGCAGAAAAATTCCTCGGAGGCAGCGTACAGGATTTTTATGATCCGTTCTTGCTTGACGGTATGGAGGCCGCGGTCAATCGCATCAGGCAGGCCATTGACAATGACGAATCCATTCTCATCTACGGGGACTACGATGCGGACGGTGTAACGAGTACAAGCATTATGATTCATACGATGCGCATGGCGGGTGCAACATTCCAATATTATATCCCCAATCGCTTTACGGAAGGCTATGGTTTGAATGAAGGCGCATTAGTGAAAGCGGCAGAAAACGGCTTTTCAGTCGTGATTACGGTAGATACCGGCATCAGTGCTATAAAAGAAGCAGAACTTGCGAAAGAAATGGGACTTGATTTAATTATTACGGATCATCATGAGCCACCAGAAACCATACCGGATGCATACGCTGTGGTGAATCCAAAGAAGCCTGATTGTCCATATCCGTTTAAGATGCTGGCTGGAGCCGGAGTAGCATTCAAATTTGCCCATGCCCTGCTTGGAGAGCTTCCACATCACCTGCTTGAAATTGCAGCAATTGGAACGATTGCTGACCTCGTAGCCTTGGTGGATGAGAATCGCCTCATTGCCAAGCTGGGACTCAAAGCGCTAGAGCATTCGGTCAATCCGGGCGTCAAAGCCTTGAAGAAAGTGTGCGGTATTGAAGGAAAGGTCTCCGCTTATCATATCGGATTCGGCATGGGGCCGCGCATCAACGCTACAGGACGGCTAGAGACAGCAGATCGCGCTGTTAAGATGTTCATCACAAGCGATTATGAAGATGCGGAGCGATATGCATGTGAATTGGACGAGCTGAACAAGGAGCGCCAGGAGCTGGTGGAAGCGATTGCAGCTGAAGCTGAGGAATTGGTACTTGCTATGTCGGAAGAGGAAAGAGATGTACTGGTGGTAGCCAAGGAAGGCTGGAACGAAGGGGTCATTGGGATCGTCGCATCTCGTCTGGTGGAGAGGTTCTATCGCCCTACAATTGTGTTGAGCATTAATACAGAACAAGCGAAAGCAAAAGGATCGGCACGCAGCATTGCAGGCTTCAACATGTATGAAGCCCTGACAACTTGCGCTGACATTCTGCCTCATTACGGCGGACATCCGATGGCGGCGGGAATGACCCTTGCAGAAGCAAACGTGTCTGAACTGCGCCGTCGTTTAAACGAACTGGCGAGGGCATGGCTAACAGCTGACGATTATATTCCAATTACGAAAGTAGACGCTATCTGCACGCTACCAGAAGCCAATCTGGAGACCATTGAGCAGTTGGAGAAGATGGCTCCGTTCGGCCTTGGCAATCCCAGCCCGAAAATCCTGATTGAGGGTGTGGAAATTGCCGATTTGCGTATTATAGGCAAAGATGAAAACCATATCAAATGCCAGTTTCGCCAAGATGGTGTCACATTGGACGGGATCGGATTTAAAATGGCAGACATCGCGGCAGAATTGTCGCCGCGCGACGAAGCGAATGTGGTGGGAGAGCTGGCGGTAAATGAATGGAATAATCAGCGCAAAGCTCAATTCGTGCTAAAAGACGTGACTGTGCTCGGCCTTCAGGTGTTTGACTGGCGAGGCACACGCAGCAAAACGGAGAAACTGGCCGCCTTAGATGGTGAGGCACCGACACGCATCGTCTCTTTTCGCTCGCAAGGACAGCTTCAGCTAGAGCAACAAGCACAGAAATGGCGTACGCTCCAACTAGAACCGAATCCGGAAATACGCCAGCTTGTGTTATATGATTTGCCGCGATCTTATAAAGAACTAGAAGACGCGTTGAATGTGCATCCAGAATTGGAGCGGCTGTACTGCCTGTTCGGTGAGGAGCCGAATACGCTGCCGTCTCTACCTTTACGTGAGCAATTCAAAGAAGTATACAAAACCGTATACTTGCATAAATCGCTGTCACGCAAGGATATTCCATTGCTTGCACAGGCGAAAAAGCTGACCCCATCGGCTGTTCGATTCATACTGGAAGTGTTCCATGACCTTGGTTTTCTTAAAAAGGATGAGCAGAGCTACCAGCTATCACAGACGAACGAGAAACGGGATTTGACCGAATCGGTTGTCTATCAGCAGCAGAAGGAAGCGCTGGAGCTAGAAACGGAACTTTTATATTCCTCATATCAATCATTGCGTGCGTTTTTAAAGCGATTTACGCTACAGGACGCCGGAACAAAGGAGAAGATTTATCATGGATTTTAA
- the secD gene encoding protein translocase subunit SecD: protein MIKWSRLVTLLLITAVVFGTVALTGKKVAMGTTLGLDLRGGFEILYEVAPLNEKQKLTTQTLKDATKALDNRVNKLGIAEPEIQAEGTNRIRVRLAGVTDQERARDLIGKPANLTFRDQDGKILMQGSDLAENGAQGVLDSQTQQPVVTLQFKDAKKFADVTQKYIGQPMAIFLDDQLVTAPVIKSVIPNGTAQIDGQKDIQEAKDLAAILNAGALPVKMKEVFSTSVGAKLGQEALQNGVEAGIIGTIIVLLFMIVYYRMPGVIACITLVAYIYLLLLMQNLMGATLTLPGIAAFILGIGMAVDANIIMYERIKEELRSGKSYLSALRAGSKRSLSTILDANVTSIIASLVLFYFGSSAIRGFAVILILSIIVSMVTAVAGSRFLMNLAVRSNLFNKPGYYGVKERDIREL, encoded by the coding sequence ATGATTAAATGGAGCCGCCTGGTTACTCTTCTCTTGATTACAGCTGTTGTGTTCGGCACGGTTGCTTTAACCGGGAAGAAAGTAGCGATGGGCACGACCCTTGGGCTCGATTTGCGCGGGGGATTTGAAATATTGTATGAGGTAGCACCTCTGAATGAAAAACAGAAACTAACGACACAAACATTGAAGGATGCAACCAAAGCGCTCGATAACCGGGTGAACAAGCTCGGTATAGCAGAGCCGGAAATTCAGGCAGAAGGAACGAACCGCATCCGCGTGCGCCTGGCCGGTGTCACTGATCAGGAGCGTGCGCGGGATTTGATTGGGAAACCGGCGAATCTGACTTTCCGTGACCAAGATGGGAAAATTTTAATGCAAGGAAGCGATCTGGCAGAGAACGGTGCGCAGGGCGTTCTCGATTCACAGACACAACAGCCGGTTGTTACCTTGCAATTTAAAGACGCGAAGAAATTCGCCGATGTAACACAGAAGTATATCGGTCAGCCGATGGCGATTTTTCTTGACGATCAGCTAGTTACGGCGCCTGTTATTAAGAGTGTAATTCCAAATGGAACGGCGCAGATTGACGGGCAGAAAGACATTCAGGAAGCGAAGGATTTAGCGGCGATACTGAATGCCGGTGCGCTTCCGGTTAAGATGAAAGAAGTATTCTCGACAAGCGTTGGGGCAAAACTCGGACAAGAAGCCCTGCAAAATGGGGTAGAGGCTGGCATTATCGGTACGATTATCGTTCTGTTGTTTATGATTGTGTATTACCGTATGCCGGGCGTCATTGCCTGCATCACATTGGTAGCCTATATTTATCTGCTGCTTCTCATGCAGAATCTCATGGGCGCTACCCTTACGTTACCGGGCATTGCCGCCTTTATACTTGGGATCGGGATGGCAGTTGATGCCAACATTATTATGTATGAACGGATTAAAGAAGAGCTGCGAAGCGGTAAATCGTACCTTTCCGCATTGCGGGCCGGTTCCAAGCGTTCTTTAAGCACGATTCTGGATGCGAACGTAACGAGCATCATCGCTTCCCTTGTGCTGTTCTATTTCGGTTCGAGTGCGATACGCGGGTTTGCGGTCATTCTTATCCTGAGCATTATTGTGAGCATGGTTACAGCGGTGGCGGGCTCTCGTTTCTTAATGAATCTGGCCGTACGCTCCAATCTGTTCAACAAGCCCGGCTATTATGGGGTAAAGGAGCGTGATATCCGTGAATTATAA
- a CDS encoding adenine phosphoribosyltransferase: protein MDFKEKIRVILDYPQEGVRFKDITTLLADGPAYRAAIDRMVKFAQEKKPDIIVGPEARGFVVGCPLAVQMGVGFAPVRKKGKLPYETIQAEYSLEYGKDALAMHKDAIKPGQRVLIADDLLATGGTIQTTIDLVQKLGGEIVGLAFLIELTYLNGREKLGTDSDIFTLIQY from the coding sequence ATGGATTTTAAGGAAAAGATTCGAGTTATTCTCGATTATCCGCAAGAAGGCGTTCGTTTTAAAGATATTACAACATTGCTGGCCGACGGGCCGGCCTACCGTGCAGCGATTGATCGAATGGTTAAGTTTGCACAGGAGAAGAAGCCGGATATTATTGTAGGGCCTGAAGCGCGAGGTTTTGTGGTAGGGTGTCCACTTGCTGTACAGATGGGAGTGGGCTTTGCGCCGGTACGTAAAAAGGGCAAGCTACCGTACGAAACCATTCAAGCTGAGTATTCCCTCGAATATGGAAAAGATGCGCTCGCAATGCATAAGGATGCCATCAAACCGGGACAACGTGTACTGATTGCTGATGATCTGTTGGCGACGGGAGGCACCATTCAGACAACGATTGACCTTGTGCAGAAACTGGGCGGCGAAATTGTCGGTTTAGCTTTTCTGATTGAGCTCACGTATCTAAACGGCCGTGAAAAGCTAGGTACAGATAGCGATATTTTCACGCTCATCCAATATTAA
- a CDS encoding cation diffusion facilitator family transporter produces the protein MQEERFSKAKFAAWVGIIGNLILAVAKAGIGVIANSKALLADAVHSASDIIGSLAVLLGLKASQIPPDPEHPYGHGKAEPISAIVVSIILFAVGLEMGYTTIQAFFAPITAPGMLAVYAAIISMGIKEWMFRYKYRVGKELNSQAIIANAWEHRSDVYSSFAAFVGIGGAIVGQRLGVPILVYLDPVAGVFVSGLVIRMAYRMLRESIHSTLDVVWDEEKSKGLRETAQMVPGVLQINELLAREHGHYVIVDVKISVDAQITVEEGHRIGKQVKKVLMENFSNVQNVFVHINPYDQVGEDDISYPPLHKIDTADVIEKDGPILH, from the coding sequence ATGCAGGAAGAGCGATTTTCTAAAGCAAAGTTTGCTGCCTGGGTGGGGATTATCGGCAATCTAATCCTGGCCGTTGCCAAAGCGGGTATAGGGGTTATTGCCAACAGTAAAGCACTGCTTGCAGACGCGGTTCATTCTGCGTCTGACATTATTGGGTCATTGGCAGTACTGCTTGGGTTGAAGGCCTCCCAGATTCCTCCTGATCCCGAGCATCCATATGGACATGGCAAGGCAGAACCGATTTCCGCGATTGTCGTATCGATTATTCTATTTGCGGTAGGTCTGGAGATGGGCTATACAACCATCCAGGCATTTTTCGCTCCTATTACTGCTCCAGGTATGCTGGCCGTCTATGCCGCTATCATCTCTATGGGAATAAAAGAGTGGATGTTTCGCTATAAATACCGCGTCGGTAAAGAACTGAACAGTCAAGCAATTATCGCCAATGCATGGGAGCATCGTTCTGATGTGTACTCCTCGTTTGCCGCGTTTGTTGGTATTGGTGGCGCTATTGTTGGACAGCGGCTTGGAGTTCCGATTCTTGTGTATCTTGATCCGGTAGCAGGTGTATTCGTTTCCGGTCTGGTTATCCGGATGGCATACCGAATGCTGCGTGAATCGATCCATAGCACGCTTGATGTTGTGTGGGATGAAGAGAAAAGCAAAGGGTTAAGAGAAACGGCACAAATGGTGCCAGGCGTGCTGCAAATCAATGAACTGCTGGCTCGTGAACATGGTCATTACGTAATCGTAGATGTAAAAATTAGCGTGGATGCGCAGATTACAGTAGAAGAAGGACACCGCATTGGCAAGCAGGTGAAAAAAGTATTGATGGAGAATTTTTCAAATGTGCAGAACGTGTTTGTCCATATTAATCCATATGATCAGGTGGGAGAAGACGACATTTCGTATCCACCGCTTCATAAGATAGACACAGCGGATGTAATAGAGAAGGATGGTCCAATTTTGCATTAA
- a CDS encoding RelA/SpoT family protein, protein MSIETAIETAIDQVIEKAKKYLPEKDVEFLFRAYKFARKAHDGQIRKSGEPYIIHPIAVAGILIDLQMDAVTIAAAFMHDVVEDTDVTREEIADAFGVEVANLVEGVTKLGRIKFKSKEQQQAENHRKMFLAMAKDLRVMLIKLADRLHNMRTLKHLSEAKQRQISDETLDIFAPLAHRLGIASIKWEMEDTGLRYINPQQYYRIVNLMKKKRAEREKFIEGVIETMQEKLQEIHIKAEISGRPKHIYSIYRKMVKQNKEFNEIYDLLAVRIIVDDIRDCYAALGIVHTLWKPMPGRFKDYIAMPKANMYQSLHTTVIGPNGEPLEVQIRTAEMHRIAEYGIAAHWAYKEGAKVGGEDSFETKLSWFREILEWQQDTKDAQEFMESLKMDLFADLVFVFTPKGDVIELPKGSVPLDFAYRIHSEVGNRTIGAKVNGKIVPLDHQLKTGDIIEVLTSKHSYGPSRDWLKITKSSHARNKIKQWFKKEKREENVAKGRESVENELRRNNFEPKEVMLPDNLQEVASKFNFQGEEDMFAAVGYGGITGAQIATRLTDKLRKEREEQMSNVTEMKHEPPRRRRPDNGVSVRGIDNLLIRFSRCCNPVPGDDIVGFITRGRGVSVHRQDCLNLQSCSEEDRARLIPVEWDADLKHEYNVDIEITGHDRSGLLNEVLATVADTKTNITAVSGKSDKNRVAKINMTIAIQNLDHLHKVVERIKKIRDVYSVRRVMNT, encoded by the coding sequence ATGAGCATCGAAACGGCGATTGAGACTGCAATCGATCAGGTCATAGAAAAAGCGAAAAAGTATCTGCCGGAGAAAGACGTTGAATTTCTCTTCCGGGCGTATAAATTTGCACGCAAGGCCCACGATGGACAGATACGAAAATCTGGAGAGCCGTATATCATTCATCCAATCGCTGTAGCAGGCATCCTTATTGATTTACAGATGGACGCAGTCACGATTGCGGCGGCATTTATGCATGATGTGGTTGAGGATACGGATGTAACCAGGGAAGAGATTGCCGATGCATTCGGAGTGGAAGTCGCCAATCTGGTAGAAGGGGTTACGAAGCTCGGCCGAATTAAATTCAAATCGAAAGAGCAGCAACAAGCGGAGAATCATCGTAAAATGTTCCTTGCTATGGCGAAGGACTTGCGTGTGATGCTAATCAAACTCGCCGACAGGCTTCACAATATGCGTACGCTGAAGCATCTCTCGGAAGCTAAGCAACGGCAAATCTCAGACGAAACGCTGGACATTTTCGCCCCGCTGGCACATCGCCTTGGGATTGCTTCTATTAAATGGGAGATGGAGGATACCGGGCTTCGCTACATTAATCCGCAACAATATTACCGAATTGTTAATTTAATGAAGAAAAAGCGGGCAGAGCGTGAGAAATTCATTGAAGGCGTCATTGAAACCATGCAGGAAAAGCTCCAGGAAATCCACATTAAAGCGGAGATTTCCGGTCGGCCGAAGCACATCTATAGTATCTATCGCAAAATGGTCAAGCAGAATAAAGAATTTAATGAAATTTATGATTTGCTGGCTGTTCGGATTATTGTCGATGATATTCGGGATTGCTATGCAGCGCTTGGGATCGTTCATACATTGTGGAAACCGATGCCAGGCCGTTTCAAGGATTATATTGCGATGCCGAAAGCCAATATGTATCAATCTCTCCATACAACGGTAATCGGGCCGAATGGGGAACCGTTGGAAGTGCAGATTCGTACGGCTGAGATGCATCGAATTGCTGAGTATGGGATCGCGGCTCATTGGGCCTACAAAGAAGGGGCAAAAGTCGGAGGGGAAGACAGCTTCGAAACGAAGCTCTCCTGGTTCCGTGAAATTCTTGAATGGCAGCAGGATACGAAGGATGCACAAGAGTTCATGGAGTCTCTGAAAATGGACTTGTTTGCTGATCTTGTTTTCGTATTCACTCCGAAGGGAGATGTAATTGAACTGCCTAAAGGATCTGTGCCACTGGATTTTGCGTATCGCATCCACTCCGAAGTCGGAAACCGTACGATCGGTGCAAAGGTCAACGGCAAAATCGTTCCGCTGGATCATCAGTTGAAAACAGGAGATATTATCGAAGTGTTGACGTCCAAGCACAGCTATGGCCCGAGCCGTGATTGGTTAAAAATTACCAAGTCGTCCCATGCACGAAATAAGATTAAACAATGGTTCAAGAAAGAAAAAAGGGAAGAGAATGTAGCCAAGGGCCGTGAGTCGGTAGAAAACGAACTGCGTAGGAATAACTTTGAGCCGAAAGAAGTGATGCTTCCTGATAACTTGCAGGAGGTAGCCAGTAAATTCAACTTCCAAGGCGAAGAAGATATGTTTGCTGCGGTTGGGTATGGCGGCATTACCGGGGCGCAGATTGCAACCCGCTTAACTGACAAGCTACGCAAAGAACGGGAAGAGCAGATGTCCAACGTTACGGAGATGAAACATGAACCTCCGCGTCGTAGACGTCCAGACAACGGAGTAAGTGTAAGAGGCATAGATAACTTGCTCATCCGTTTCTCCCGTTGCTGCAATCCGGTGCCAGGAGACGATATAGTCGGTTTCATTACGCGTGGACGGGGCGTCTCGGTTCACCGGCAAGACTGTCTGAACCTGCAATCCTGTAGTGAGGAAGACAGGGCTCGGCTCATTCCGGTCGAATGGGATGCGGACCTGAAGCATGAATATAATGTTGATATTGAGATTACCGGTCACGATCGAAGCGGTTTACTCAATGAAGTATTGGCGACCGTCGCCGATACGAAAACAAACATTACGGCCGTATCTGGTAAGTCAGATAAGAATCGTGTGGCAAAAATTAATATGACCATAGCGATTCAGAACTTGGATCATCTGCACAAGGTAGTGGAGCGAATCAAGAAAATTCGCGACGTTTATTCCGTACGTCGTGTAATGAATACGTAG
- the secF gene encoding protein translocase subunit SecF — protein sequence MNYKFDGYRFDFVKHRKKYFIVSALLIIAGIVSLMTMGLNLGVDFKSGTRVQVQIGQTFKEADVKQAVEQIGLHSGSITTAGDKKDMAVIQFAEPIHKDEFAKLTKAMENKYGKGVSLQESTVNPIISQELARSALYSVLLASVGIVLYITIRFEFRFAVSSVLALLHNVFLVITLFSIFQIEVELTFIAAILTIVGYSIHDNIIIFDRIRDNLKHAKLKTVQDVEDVVNHSIDQTLARSINTVLTVVICAAALYIFGGESIRHFTLALIIGLIFGAYSSIFIASQIWVSWREADLKKSKKKNKLANNEA from the coding sequence GTGAATTATAAGTTTGATGGGTATAGATTCGACTTTGTAAAGCATAGAAAAAAATATTTCATCGTATCAGCGCTGCTGATTATCGCAGGGATCGTGTCCCTGATGACGATGGGGCTAAATCTTGGCGTCGACTTTAAGAGTGGGACAAGGGTGCAGGTGCAAATCGGCCAAACGTTCAAAGAAGCGGACGTGAAGCAGGCTGTGGAACAAATCGGCTTGCACTCGGGAAGCATCACGACCGCGGGCGACAAGAAGGACATGGCGGTCATCCAGTTTGCCGAGCCGATTCATAAAGATGAATTCGCCAAGCTAACGAAAGCAATGGAGAATAAATACGGCAAAGGCGTATCCTTGCAAGAGAGTACGGTCAATCCGATTATCAGCCAGGAGCTGGCTCGTTCGGCACTTTATTCGGTATTGCTTGCTTCTGTTGGTATCGTACTATACATTACGATACGCTTTGAATTCCGGTTTGCCGTGTCGTCCGTGCTTGCGCTTTTGCATAACGTATTTCTGGTGATTACGCTGTTCAGTATTTTCCAGATTGAAGTGGAGCTCACCTTCATTGCAGCCATTCTGACGATTGTCGGCTATTCCATTCACGATAACATCATTATTTTTGACCGGATTCGCGACAATCTGAAGCACGCTAAGCTGAAGACGGTCCAGGATGTAGAAGATGTCGTGAATCACAGTATCGATCAGACACTGGCCCGTTCCATCAACACGGTATTGACGGTCGTTATTTGTGCGGCTGCGCTCTACATTTTCGGTGGAGAAAGTATTCGCCACTTTACATTGGCACTCATTATCGGCCTGATTTTCGGAGCATACTCCTCGATCTTCATCGCCAGCCAAATTTGGGTATCCTGGAGAGAAGCCGATTTGAAAAAGAGCAAGAAAAAGAACAAGCTTGCTAATAATGAAGCATAA
- a CDS encoding coproporphyrinogen III oxidase, with the protein MIIQVNGLEEGFHRSIEHIIRLFFEEIQVTFEMDVDADIVIEFRLGGEKELRASACLTNTSTGQAYESAYMRVVSDRGDAKEWRKQAKQIISHPLLDVLERYTGIEQPWGILTGIRPTKLLHRKIRQNVSQEQAHQELREDFLIHESKIELMQQIADRQLAMVPDLYDLRHEVSLYIGIPFCPTKCAYCTFPAYAIGGKQGSVDSFLGGLHYEMREIGRWLKENHIGITTIYFGGGTPTSITAEEMDMLYEEMYASFPNMDKVREITVEAGRPDTITPEKLAVLTKWNIDRISINPQSYIDETLKAIGRHHTVQETIDKFHLAREAGMNNINMDLIIGLPGEGVSEFEYTLKETEKLRPESVTVHTLSFKRASEMTRNKEKYRVATREEIGEMMKMAEDWTKTHDYVPYYLYRQKNILGNLENVGYAKPGQESLYNIMIMEEVQSIVGLGCGAASKWVDPVTGSISRFANPKEPKAYNDNYRHYTEAKIEALNKLFSFTRLDN; encoded by the coding sequence ATGATCATACAGGTAAATGGATTGGAGGAAGGATTCCACCGATCCATAGAACATATTATTCGTCTTTTTTTTGAAGAAATACAGGTTACATTCGAAATGGACGTGGATGCTGACATTGTCATTGAGTTCCGTCTGGGTGGAGAGAAGGAGTTGCGTGCAAGTGCCTGTTTAACGAATACAAGTACTGGGCAAGCATATGAATCTGCCTATATGCGTGTGGTTTCAGATAGAGGAGATGCAAAAGAATGGCGAAAGCAGGCCAAACAAATAATTAGCCACCCGTTACTGGATGTACTGGAGCGTTATACAGGCATCGAGCAGCCTTGGGGAATTCTTACCGGTATTCGTCCTACAAAGCTTCTGCATCGTAAAATTCGACAAAATGTGTCACAAGAACAAGCGCATCAGGAACTGAGGGAGGATTTCTTAATTCATGAGAGTAAAATTGAACTGATGCAGCAAATTGCTGATCGCCAATTGGCTATGGTGCCGGATTTGTACGACTTGCGCCATGAGGTTAGCCTCTATATCGGCATTCCTTTTTGTCCGACCAAATGCGCATACTGTACATTCCCTGCCTATGCAATTGGTGGAAAACAAGGTTCCGTTGATTCTTTTTTAGGCGGTCTTCATTATGAAATGAGGGAAATTGGCCGTTGGCTGAAGGAGAATCATATCGGCATTACGACTATTTATTTTGGTGGCGGTACGCCAACAAGTATCACGGCGGAAGAAATGGATATGTTGTATGAAGAGATGTATGCATCGTTTCCGAATATGGATAAAGTGCGTGAGATTACGGTAGAGGCGGGCCGGCCGGATACGATTACACCGGAGAAACTAGCGGTGCTTACCAAGTGGAACATTGACCGTATCAGCATTAATCCTCAATCGTATATTGATGAGACACTAAAAGCGATTGGCCGACATCATACGGTACAGGAAACGATCGATAAATTTCATCTGGCGCGCGAAGCGGGCATGAATAATATTAATATGGATTTAATTATTGGATTGCCCGGCGAAGGCGTATCGGAATTCGAATATACGCTGAAGGAAACGGAAAAACTAAGGCCGGAATCCGTTACCGTTCATACACTCTCTTTTAAGCGAGCTTCGGAGATGACACGCAACAAGGAGAAATACCGCGTGGCGACCCGTGAAGAAATCGGAGAGATGATGAAAATGGCTGAGGATTGGACAAAAACTCACGACTATGTGCCGTATTACCTCTATCGCCAAAAGAATATTCTCGGTAATTTGGAGAATGTCGGCTACGCCAAGCCAGGTCAGGAAAGCCTGTATAACATCATGATTATGGAAGAGGTTCAGTCCATTGTGGGACTGGGATGCGGAGCTGCCAGCAAGTGGGTAGACCCTGTTACCGGCAGCATCTCCCGTTTTGCTAATCCAAAAGAGCCAAAGGCGTATAACGATAATTACAGGCACTACACCGAGGCAAAAATTGAAGCGCTCAACAAGCTTTTTTCTTTTACGAGACTTGACAATTAA